The following are from one region of the Procambarus clarkii isolate CNS0578487 chromosome 52, FALCON_Pclarkii_2.0, whole genome shotgun sequence genome:
- the LOC123763570 gene encoding ER degradation-enhancing alpha-mannosidase-like protein 1, with the protein MVSILSLYVVFLHGVFQTFYTSECAFNIFRYPLNRVEKKYGSLSESERLRLKKDTRDMFYFGYDSYMKYAYPKDELNPIYCCGRGPDYDNPSNININDILGDYSLTLIDALDTLAILGDAEEFRKAVKLVIENVSFDKNSTVQVFEANIRLLGALLSAHLLIQDENKPFGDLEPEWYDGELLEMASDLASRFLPAFDNSKTGLPYPRVNLREGVPEGSRTDTCTAGAGSLLVEFGVLSRLIGDPVYEMSARRANRVLWKLRNSKTGLLGNVVDVNTGKWVGELSGVGAGLDSFYEYLLKAYILFGHPEDYSMFNETYTLIKQYMRRGRPHCNSGTGDHPLYVNVDMKNGGTQTTWIDSLQAAFAGIQVLAGDVEEAICTHALYYTIWKKYGVLPERFNWQRISPDVLFYPLRPEFVESTYLLYQATRNPFYLHVGRDILTSLNNLTKVQCGYATVHSVLDMTHEDRMESFFLSETCKYLYLLFDIDNPVNLNSQRYMFTTEGHILPLAPWLRQQNWDTDIFPSINPSVQANVTQANCAVIDEERVYGLPLKSQYLEQIYVSLGVEL; encoded by the exons ATGGTGTCAATACTTTCACTTTACGTAGTGTTTTTACACGGAGTTTTCCAAACTTTTTATACCAGCGAATGTGCCTTCAATATCTTCAGGTATCCATTGAATAGAGTAGAGAAGAAATATGGCAGCTTGTCGGAGAGTGAGCGGCTCAGACTCAAGAAGGACACTCGAGATATGTTTTATTTTGGCTATGACAGCTATATGAAATATGCCTATCCCAAAGACGAGCTAAACCCCATATATTGCTGTGGAAGAGGACCTGATTATGACAATCC GTCCAATATCAACATTAATGACATCCTTGGAGATTATTCTTTGACCTTGATTGATGCATTAGATACGCTTGCAATTCTTGGTGATGCAGAAGAGTTCCGAAAAGCTGTGAAGCTAGTCATTGAGAATGTTAGTTTTGACAAGAACTCTACTGTGCAGGTCTTCGAGGCAAATATAAG ATTGTTGGGAGCATTATTATCAGCTCATCTCCTCATCCAGGATGAAAATAAACCATTTGGGGACCTTGAACCTGAATGGTATGATGGGGAACTGCTGGAGATGGCCTCTGACCTTGCTTCAAGATTCCTTCCAGCCTTTGACAACTCGAAGACTGGCCTTCCTTACCCTCGA GTAAATCTCCGTGAGGGAGTACCAGAAGGAAGCCGCACAGACACGTGCACAGCTGGCGCTGGGTCTCTCTTAGTGGAGTTTGGAGTTCTTAGTCGCCTCATTGGAGACCCTGTTTATGAAATGTCTGCAAGAAGAGCCAATAGGGTTCTGTGGAAATTAAGGAATTCAAAAACTGGACTTCTTG GCAATGTTGTGGATGTGAACACAGGAAAATGGGTAGGGGAGTTGAGTGGCGTTGGAGCTGGACTTGACAGCTTTTATGAGTATCTTCTTAAAGCTTACATCCTCTTTGGCCATCCTGAGGACTACTCCATGTTTAATGAGACATATACACTTATTAAGCAGTATATGAGAAGGGG TCGACCACACTGTAACTCTGGCACTGGTGATCATCCTTTATATGTTAATGTTGATATGAAGAATGGTGGAACCCAAACTACCTGGATAGATTCTCTCCAAGCTGCCTTTGCTGGAATACAG GTTTTAGCTGGTGACGTGGAGGAAGCCATTTGCACACATGCTCTCTATTATACAATTTGGAAAAAGTATGGTGTACTGCCTGAAAGATTCAACTGGCAGCGTATTTCTCCAGACGTCTTGTTTTACCCACTGCGACCTGAATTTGTAGAATCTACATACTTGCTCTACCAG GCAACCAGAAACCCATTCTATCTGCATGTGGGTCGGGATATACTGACTTCTCTTAACAACTTGACCAAAGTTCAGTGTGGTTATGCCACTGTTCATTCCGTCTTAGATATGACTCACGAGGATCGTATGGAATCTTTTTTCCTCTCCGAGACTTGTAAATATCTGTACTTG CTGTTTGATATAGACAATCCAGTTAACCTAAACTCCCAGCGGTACATGTTTACTACAGAGGGACATATTCTACCTTTGGCTCCTTGGCTTCGACAGCAGAACTGGGATACTGATATTTTTCCATCAATAAATCCTTCAGTGCAAGCAAATGTTACTCAGGCAAAT TGTGCTGTCATTGATGAAGAGAGAGTCTACGGTCTCCCACTGAAAAGCCAATATCTAGAACAAATATACGTGTCCCTTGGAGTGGAGTTATGA